TCACATGTGCTGACATAAAGCAAGCATGTTGGATGGATGTTTCAGGAGCGAATCTGCCTCAGTTATACTCTCATATTAGTGTCATATTTTCTCCATCAACTCTGTCTGATACCCTGGACGGAAGAcaagaaaatgtacatgtttatttattcatgattttAAGCTTTAGTTCATACATTCCATCAGTAACTTCTGTTAAATGACTCTGGTTCAATGACCTGCACTCAGTTTGTACAGAACTACATGAAGACGTCAAAGCGCTAGCACGGTGTTCGATTTATAGGTGATGTCTGTGCAGTGAGGAAATGCGATAACAATCGGCTGAACCCTCTTCCCTTAAATGACTTCTGCCTATTTGAGTTTACAGAACTCTCCAATGAAAGCAAACCAAAGTCTAGCACATAGAGGCAGAgggaatgtggtctggactctgtggaggagagtcatggctTCAGAAATGCTGAAGGACAGAGTGCCTGCACTGTGAtgcaggtacactccaactctggaggactgagAACCTGAGACCGGAGTCCGGACATTGTGGCACCAAAAGTTTTTGTGCCACAATGTAACATCCAAGATTTGCCATTGAATCGGAACACAAATTCATGTGAGCTACCCGCTCTGATGATATTCCTGTATGTGATTACGACAccgactcctcttcctccctacTCCACCTTCCAGTAACAACGACCAGTCAAGCTCTGTATGCTCAGGACCTGCCACCTGTTAGTGAATCGGTCTGggtgactagaataagactgCGGTTAACTTATTCTTGTCGcctttctgttcccctcagataataacagctaTATGTTTGTCTGTATTCAGATCCAGTGTGAATTCAGCTCTTGTCATGTTCTCCAGTTGTGGCAGTAGAACACCCACTTCGGTCATTGTCAGTGAGAcgtttttccatttctctctcaaAAAGTCCTGCAGTTTATCCCTGACGTCTGACGCAGCCGCTGTCACAGCCGCTGTCACTTTGTCAAAGTATCTCAGAGGACGGACATTGATGCTGGGTGAGTGTGTAGATCCTCTGAGTGCTGACGGTGAGGGGTAGTTGCGTAGAAACTGGTTGAGATTGAGAGCCTCTTCAGCTCAGCTACCTTTCCTCTTcggctcagtgatctcctgctccaatctctcctgaagctctttgactcgactcgcTTCAGTTGCCTGccgggatctgacctgctgcttcacatcaaaGCTTCTCCTCTggatgagacggatcagctcaCTGAACCTCTTCTAACTGTCCTCGACTGCTCTATCAGCAGAGCGATTGTGCACTGAATTGGGCCTGTTAGCTGCATGATGCACTTTGCCACCAGCTGGTTACACCCATCTTAAAATTGTAGGGGAGGGACAAGGAAATGCATGGACAGTGTAAACCTTGCAGtttgagaaaagagagaagattGCTTTGGACTTTGAGAATTGATACCTATTTGTGCgctttttgcattttattatttatatttacaaatgGACATCACccattggtttgtggactacTGTTTTGAAGCCTTTCGACACCATGGCTGTTTTCATATTGTTATTTAGGAGTAATCTTatttcagggttcgtacacatttttcaaggtcaaattcaagcacttttcagggtaatttttaagattttccagcaccttattgctggggtaaaatacgtatctaaaggaatatatatacacacttatgatttttttttcttcactttttatcacaattatgtacattgtattatgctgtaaacatctaaattgatattttataaaagcaaaaacttcagaaattaattatccagtctgatcccaattttgtgaaagacagagttataatgtcaagatttttcaagcactttaactaaaatccaagcgcttttcagaccttgaaaacacaacattgaaattcaagcactttcaaggatttcaagcacccataCGAACCCTGTTATTAGACTCATCGCCTCCTGCTGGCTGTTAGAAAGAATACAGGTCTAAGACACTTGTGCTGCTGGGGCAGATATTGTTGATATCTGAATTTTGGGAATTTTATTCCATTTCACCAATTACTTTTTGTAATATGTAGCCATTCTGACTTGAGTATAACATTCTTCAAATAATGTCCTGGATGGGGTTGGGAGGATTTCTTTGATAATATATTCCAGTAGAGTTATTAATGACATGTTGTGTAATGTGGTCAGCAACTTACTATTTGTAGAAAGAGACAACCAATAGCCTACAGGTGTAACTAGTAACACTAATGATGGCTCTACAAATTTAAGGAGCATCAGTAAGCCCTGTCATTGAGGGATACCAGCAGGACCTTGGGACTAGAACCCCTCAACTATAATAAACATCCGTAAATGTCACTGGTTACATCTGTTAATAagagtcaaataaaaaaagtcagaataCTCACAGAATCAGTTGAATGTACAATTTATTGGTTAGCTTTTCAAATTGTATACATCCGTTTATTCTACTTGTGCGTTACCAATTCTTTGGGACCAAAACCAAACGGCAGACATATTAACTCATACATACAATTGTCATGAAGAACGGACAAGGTTAGACATGGCTCATCTACTCTCTTGACTAGTCAGTAAAATGCCAGAGTAGCGAAAAAGACAAACTGACACATCAAGTAGCTAGGTTGGTCTTATTAAGTGCTCTGGAGGAAAGGGGTTTTCAGTGCTCCATGTCATATTTATTGGGCAATGCCAATGACCCCACAGGCCAGACGTCCACCAGCGTTGCCCGTCTTTAGACTCTCCTCGTTGCCTCCTTTTCCCAGGTCATCTACCTTCTCGtggatctaaaaaaaaaaacaggacagagaGCGCGGCCAGAAAGATCCACAGTTCATATCTTAAAATCTCAATTCCAGTCAGTGCGGTACAATATCCTGCAGGTTTTTTGTTCGTCCCATATGAGCCCCAGCTGGGACCTGTCTCATAAAGCCATGATGAACAAGTTAACTTGAGGCTAGTCTCACAAACTGTGCTCACAGGAAATTAAATGGAAAATGACTTTTTCTTACCACCATGGTTCTGCCAATGATGGACAAGGGCCCACTGAGAGTGAGCATCTTGTCCGTGATGTCTATCTTGGCAACATTATCTGCTCCTGCAGTCACGTTGCCCAGGTCTCCAACGTGCCTATATGCACGAATgggaagaacaaacaaaaaaacccccacattTACTTGCATTGAAACcatctttaaaaacagacaactgGCAACAAACTTATGACTTGCTCCTATTATCACATGTTAGTCACATTGAACAAGGCTTATGTTTTAACATAACATATGAATATCAAGATTTCTTGACTGATAGCTCTGATCTCAGTATTAGATCAGAAAACCTCTTACAAAAATGTTGGGACTGCAGATTTGTCAAGACTAGATTTGAAGCACTTTTGCTGTAGTCGCGTGAGAAACAAACCTCAACTTCCTGTGTAAGACCCAGTCATTATTTCCAATCCAGTAAATATTTTCTAAGCAAGGTGCAATTAATATTATTAAGCCCTTTGTTGTGCtaaaaatcatttcattgtTCCAAAGGGTCAGGATCTTAGCACAATGGTTTATTGTCACATCTACACAATATATTGCCATCATAAGTTTCACCTGTGCTCTTCCTGCTATAACAAGTCAAAACTACCAGAAGTCTATTTGCCTTTAATATCTTCAATGACATGagacctttttcttttttaaaaatgtttttataatataTACACTTCAAACTGATAATTCTAACTCCAATATTCTGTGTATTAATCCATTTTCAGGTCATAAGTAAGTTGTTGGGAAATTAAATATCATCACTGAATTCACCACCAAAGTTTTTATTACAGCTGTATAAAACTCTTATCACAAAGTGGCAATAATTATTCATAATCAATGTTTCAACAACGATTTATTACCAGATTTTTCTTGCAGAGGACTTTTGCTACATgtcaagtaaaaaaacaacaaaaaacacatttggcaTCAACAGAAAGCAAATCAATGCAAGTTCTCCCTTCCACTAAATTATCTGTGATTTAAAGTGTGTTATCAGACACATGATCGAACAACTAACCACATGCAAAAATATGCAAACTTTACTGAGTTGTTTCTGAACCGTAGTAAATATGACTTATCTATTCAAAAACATTGTTGTAACTTCGCGTACAATGAATACCAATTTCCTTTGGTCTACCCCTACTAAACAAACACTTACATGAGAACAGGACTTCTTATTTCATTAAGTAATTAATCAAATTATAACCTCTCAAGGTTTTACATAGAGTCATTGCTCAATCTTTACATACATACGTACAAACATACATCTCAGAGCGTACTCACCTCTCTGCATCAGTAGGACCGCCATGATTCTTACCATGGGGATTGAAGTGAGGGCCTGCACTGATGCACCCTGgggaaaagacattttaaaaatgtaaaaagcaaaGCATCTATATCATGAAACATTTCAGATTCAGTCTGGGTGTTGGAAAGCTGAAACCAGGCAATGCATTAATTTGCAAGATATCCAGTATTAGAACCCTGATAGATAAACAGCGATTGTCAGAAACTCACCATTTGTATTGTCTCCAAATACATGGACATGGAAGCCATGCTCACCGGGAGTAAGCCCTTTGATTTCTCCTGTGAGCGTCACAGGTGCTGACTCACTCTAAAAAGATCAAGACAAAACGATTCATCaggaaaacacagacacaaaagagCTGTCAAAACCAGCTGACTATGAGGACATGAAGCTAAAGTACACACAACACGGGACCATTTCCTCCCTGGGAAATCTGGTTGGTTacccaaaacaaataataaaatcaaaaatttGAAGGACATTTGTACATGATGTTATTTGACTTTaagtatttattcatttgactTCATCTCATTGATCTCCTATAGATTTCACTTACAGAATAAATTCAGCAAATTCAAAATCTTGAAAAGCTACTTTTAAATCCTTGAGAGGATCTGGATTAAGTTATTATATCAGCAACATCAACCtgcaaagcaacaaaacattccCAGTCATGCACTGGGTGCTGTCACTCACCTCcttttgaaaaagaaataacacaGAGGAACATTGGACATCATGACAAAATTTATTCTTTATCCATTTTGTAACATGATTACATTTTAACAAATCAAAGCCACTTCTTAGAAAAATCTACTCCCCTTTAAGTCCAACCAAAAGCACATATTGTTGTTACATGCCGTTTAACGTGCAGCAGCTGTGCAGCTAATTAGCCATCTAGCCTGCAAACTGACATAAGCACTGGGCGCTTGTTCAACAAGCTATGGTAGAGGACAAAGCGTGTGTTCATGTTTGCAAGTTAGATAAGTTGGAGACTTTACCCAGAAGGCAGGGTTgatgttggttgttttttcaaAGTCTTGTGTTGTGTATTAGGCTGCTCTATGATCAAGGGTCGGAAATAATAATGCCACTGCAATATTTAATTAACTGGATTAAATTAAGAGCTCCATCTGTGTAGACCTATACAGGAACTTTACTTTGTCAATTACTGTAATGTTAAACAAACGTTTCCTCtggtttgtggtttttttttttcctcaaaaggATAACAcaggctgcagcagacagagaaatgCTGTTTCATTTCATGTTGGACCTTTACTGTGAATTGTAAAGGTTTAAAGGTAACAGCTGGGCAACAGTCACATAATATACAAAGTGTCTGCTTTTAAGGGCTGCTGTAACTCAGGAGCAGAGCCAGCGTCTAGTTATCGGAAGGTCACttgttcgattcccctggtcagcatgtcgaagtgtcactgggcaaaatactgaaccccaaactgctcctgatgtgctggtcggcaccttgcatggcagccaccaccatcagtctatgaatgcatgtatgaattactgcaaGTCCCTTTGAACAacagcgtctgctaaatgctcaAAATGTAAGGGTGGTATAGTTTCATGACATTTGGCCCAAAATTGCAGCATCATGCTTGCAAGAGCGATATTTTAGACTGCAAGCATATGCATGTCCATCAGTTAGGATAACCACCAAGTCTATAAACCCATCTAACTGGACAAAATATACCTGCCATTGTAGTTAAATGCTGATTAATCTTATCCTCTATGACAGATGGTTGTCCAATATGGCTACACCCTTGTCAACAAGACTAAATATTTCGAGATGAAGTCAACACAAAGGAG
This genomic window from Sparus aurata chromosome 13, fSpaAur1.1, whole genome shotgun sequence contains:
- the sod1 gene encoding superoxide dismutase [Cu-Zn]; the encoded protein is MVLKAVCVLKGAGETTGVVHFEQESESAPVTLTGEIKGLTPGEHGFHVHVFGDNTNGCISAGPHFNPHGKNHGGPTDAERHVGDLGNVTAGADNVAKIDITDKMLTLSGPLSIIGRTMVIHEKVDDLGKGGNEESLKTGNAGGRLACGVIGIAQ